The genomic stretch CGACGCGGTCACCGCCGAGGAGTTCGAGCGCATCACGGCGGTGACCTACTTGGGCTACGTCAACGGCACGCGCGCAGCGTTGGCCCGGATGGCCCCGCGCAACCGCGGCACCATCATCCAGGTCGGCTCCGCACTGGCCTTTCGCGGCATCCCGCTCCAGGCCGCCTACTGCGGTGCCAAGCACGCCATCGCGGGGTTCACCAACCATGAAGTTCGCGATCCTCGGTCTTGGGCGCATGGGCCTCAGCCTCGGACAGCTCGCCGTCGAACGGGGCCATGCGGTGGTCGGCTGGGATCCCAGCGGGGACGCCCGCGCGGCAGCAGTCGGGAAGGGCTTGGAGGCCGTTGAGGAGCTCGGCGACGTCGCGGGCCGGTTGCCGACGCCCCGTGTGGTGCTGATGTGGGTGCCCCACGGAAAGCCGGTCGATGCCAACCTCGACACGCTGCGGGACGTTCTCGGCGCCGACGACGTCGTGGCCGACTGCGGCAACTCGCACTGGGAGGACTCGCGTCGCCGCCACGACGACCTGGCGGGGCAGGGCATCCGCTTCCTCGACATCGGCACGAGCGGGGGCATCAGCGACGCGCTGGGCTGACAGGGCGCAGCGTTCATGGCCGGGGGGCCCCGCGACGCTTTCGATCTGGTGGCGCCGTTGCTGCGCGACCTCGCGGTGGACGACGGCGCGGTCTTCTACGCCGGCCCCTCCCCGTCGGGCCACTTCGTGAAGCTGGTGCACAACGCCATCGAGTTCGGGATGATCCAGGCGATCGGGGAAGGCGTCGAGCTGCTGCGCGGCTTCGACCACGCCCTGGACCTGCCGGCCGTGTTCGAGCACTGGAACCACGGCACGGTGATCCGCAGCTGGCTGGTGGAGCTGATGGGCAACGCCCTGGCGCACGGCGGCATCGGCGCGGAGGAGGGGACGCTCGGCGACCTCGAGCAGCTGTCGACGAACGTGGAGGACACCGGGGAGGTCAAGTGGGTGACGCAGTGGGCGTCGGAGCGTGACATCCCCACGCCGGTGACGGCGATGGCCCAGCAGCTGCTCATGGCCTACCGCGACCTCGACTGGCCCGCCGCGAAGGCCGTCGCGCTGCTGCGAAACCAGTTCGGCGGCCACCCGATCCACCGGCGCCGCGACGGCGGGGATGATCGCCGGTGACCGGCGGTGACGCCCCGCCCGTGGCGATCGCCGACTACGCCCTGCTGTCCGACTGCCACGCGCCCGCTCTCGTGGCCGGCGACGGCGCGGTGGACTGGTGGTGTCCGCCGCGCGCCGACGGGCCATCGGTCTTCGGCCGCCTGCTGGATCCCGCAGCCGGCCACTGGCGTCTGTGCGCGGTCGAGCCGACAGCGATCTCGCGGCGCTACCTGCACGACACCCTCGTGCTGGAGACCACCGTCACCACCGACACCGGACAGGTCCGCATGCTCGACTGCCTGGCCCTGGAGCCCGGGGCACGCGGACACGACATCGGCTACCGGGCCCCCCAGCTGCTGGTCCGCAGCGTGGCGGGCATCCGGGGCCGCGTGGCGATGCGCTGCGAGTTCGCTCCCCGCGTCGAATACGGGCTGACCGTCCCGCACCTGCACCCGGCGCCGACGTCGGTCGTCGCTGAGGGTGGATCAGTGCGACTGCGTCTGCACACCCCGGTGGAGCTGGCCGTGGAGGACGCCGCTGCGGTGGGGGAGTTCACGGTGGAGGAAGGGCAGCGACGGACGTTCGCGGTCGGCTACGCGCCGTTGCACAGCACGCAGGAGCGCAGCGGTCCGGACCATCCGGATCCCGACCAGGCACTCATGGAGACGATCGAGGGCTGGCGGTCCTGGGTTGCGGCGCACACCCCCTACGAGGGCCGGCATGCGCAGGCGGTGCGGCGCAGCGCGCTGGTGCTGCAGGCGCTGACCTACCAGCCGAGCGGCGCGGTCTTGGCGGCGGCCACCACGTCGTTGCCCGCCGAGCTCGGTGGAGGCGACAACTGGGACTACCGCTACGCGTGGTTGCGCGACCTCAGCCTCACCACCCAGGCCCTGTGGATCGGTGCGTGCCCCGACGAGGTCGGCCGGTTCCTGCGCTTCATCGCCGATGCGGCCGGCCAGCCCGGTGCAGGTGAGCGCGTGCAGATCATGTACGGGCTGGACGGGCGGCGGTGGGTNNNNNNNNNNGCGTGAGCGTGACCGAGGAACCCGTGCGTGAGGCGCGGCGGTGGGTGCCCGAGCACGAGCTCGGCCACCTCCGCGGCTATGCCGACAGCCGCCCTGTACGCATCGGCAACGCGGCCTGGGACCAGTCCCAGCTCGACGTCATGGGCGAGGTGCTCGACCTGGCGTTACGTTACCGCGACCAGCTCCACCCGCTCCGGGAACGCACCCGTGGCCTGCTGAGGTGGATGGCCGATGAAGCGGCGGCCACCTGGCGATCAGCGGACGCGGGCATGTGGGAGGCCCGGGACCGTGGTCGCCACTACACCACCTCCAAGGTGATGTGCTGGGTCGCCCTCGACCGTGCCGTGCAGCTCGCCGACCTCCTGCAGGCCCGGACCGAGGTCGACCGCTGGCAGCAGGTCGCCGCGGAGATCCGTGAGACGGTGCTGGAGCAGGCGTGGAACGACGACCTCGCCGCGTTCGCCGCGTTCGCCGCGTTCGCCGGGGCGTTGGGCTCCGACCGCCTCGACGCCTCGGTGCTACTCATGCCGCTGGTCGGGTTCATCGACGCCGGCGACGAGCGCATGCTCGCCACGATCCAGGCGATCCAGCGCACCCTGGTGCGCGATGGGCTGGTCTACCGCTGGGACGGCGACGCCAACGGGTTCGTGCTGTGCACCGCATGGCTCGCCGAGTGCCTGGCCCTAGCCGGGCGCGACCAGGAGGCGGCCGAGGTGCTGGACCGGCTCGTCGAGCGGGCCAGCGACCTGGGGCTGTACGCCGAGCAGATCGAGCCCCACACCGGCCGGCACGTGGGCAACTTCCCGCAGGCGTTCTCCCACGTCGGCGTCATCAACGCCGCCTGGCGGCTCAGCCAGACCGCATCTGCGGGGTCGTGAGGATCGCACTCCGCCGCGGCCGATCAGCCATCCGAGACGCACAAGACGGTGGCGCCGGTCGAGCTCCGCGCGTGCCTGGTCGAGCAGGCGCAGGCGCAGGCGCAGGCGCACGCCCTCGACCAGCGTGCTGCCGTCGTCCACCCCGCCGGCGGCGCGGGCGCCCCACACCGCCGCGGCCTCCTCGAGCCCGGCGACGGCTCCCTCGACGCCCGCCAGCGGGGCCGAGCGGGTCGCCTGCGGGAGGGCGGCGACGGCCACCAGGTGCTCGTCCAATGCCAACGCCGCACGCTCCAGGTCGCCGCGCAGCTCCTCGGCCGTGCCTGCGACCGCCGGCTGGGAGCGTATGGCTCGGACCGCGTCGCGCAGGCGCCGGCGCAGACGCGCCTCGGGCGATCTTGACCTTGCTGTACGGACGCTCGCCGTGCACCTCGCCGGTGGCCCCGTTGATGACGACCTGGAAGTGCCGCCCGTCGAAGATGACGGTGAGCAGCCACAGGGGCAGCAGGAGGTGTGCGAACGCGAGGTTGCGGTAGTCGATCTTCTTGCTGGTGATGCGCTGGTGGTCCCCGCCGATGTCCCGACGGATCGTGGACTCGATCTCCCGCTCCATCCGTTTCTCGGCCTCCCCGAAGCACTCCTGGGCGTTCTGGTCGTAGGGAAGACGGCGCGGGAATCGATGCGATGGCGCTCCGCGGTCACCGGCGCACCTGAAGGCGTGTTCCCCCGGCGGGCCTACTGCGGGTTGGGGTCGTTGGACATGCCACGCTCGATGAGGATCAACTCGTCGTTGTCGGCGAGCTGGGCGGTGTTGAGCGGCGCGGCGACCGCGATGATGACCGCAGCCGCGACCGGCGCCGTGAGCGCCGACCTCGCACGCTGACGAAGCGGCGCGTGATCGGTAGGCGTGCGGACCGAGTCCTGCTGCTCGACCTTCGCGGGGCGGCGGCTGGTGACACGCCGGACAGCAGACTCGATGAACGGCACGAATGCACAGGTGAGGGTGAGGCTCGACAGGATCGACAGCTTGACACCGAACTCGGTGGGCTGGAAGGCGAGGAGGCCGGCGGCCACGACAGCGGTGGTGGTGCCGTACACGAGTCGCCCGACGAGCGTCTTCGGCGCGGTCTGCGGGTCTGACATCATGAAGAGCACGAAGATCAGCGTCTCCGGCGACAGGACGATGTTGAACCAGTAGAACGCACCGCTGACCGGCACGGGATGCCAGATGGCCCAGAAGCTCTGACCCGTCGCCGCGAGCACGCCGACGATGAGACCGAAGGGCACCAGGAACGCCAGGGCCATCGGCAGCATCTTCAGCCGCCGCAGGATCCATATCCCGCCCAGCACGATGACGGCGACGGTTATCGCGACGGGCACGCCCAGCGGGCCCCACCACAGATACTGGGGAAAGACACCGGCCGGTCCGACCACCAACAGCACCCACACGAGGCCGACGTTGGACGGGTTGAACAGGTGGCGCCCGCCGGGGCGGATAAGGTATTTGGCTGCGAGGGAGAGCAGCGCCGCCAGCACGAAGAAGTGGATGCCGTTGAGGCTCCACCAGTCACCGTGCTCAGTGCCGGTCGCCCGCAGCAGCAGCGCGACGCTGTTGCCGGTCAGCATGGCGCTGGCCGGCCACATCAGCACGTGCTGACGCCTGAAGGTGACCACGGTGTCGACCAGCGCGCACACGCCGATGGTCACCAGGATCTGGGCGATGGACAGCTTGAACCCGAGAACCGTCTGTCCCAGCACCTGCACGGTGAGCAACACGGCGGCGACCCGCAACCTCGGATCCCCCAACTTCGGCAGAACAACCGGGATCCGGCGCCCACGCACGGTCAGGTGCGGGCCGCCTCCCGGGGGCGTCCCCACGGCGCCGCCGCCATCAAGTGCCGGCTTCGCAGAGCGGCTCATCGTGGCTCCGCGAGCGTCGCGGCCGCATACGCAGACTGCAGGGGCGGGCACCAGATGACCACTGATCGGTACTCGCCGGGATCCACACCGTCGGGGACGGTGAAGTTCATGGAACCCGCCGTGATCTCCAGATCCGCGACCTTCTCCGACCGGGCGCCGAGGAACTCGTCGGTGGTCCGTGGCGCGTCCAGCGGACTGAAGTGGATCTCCAGATCGACGTTCTGGGTGACGAAGAACTCCTCGAGCCGCAGGGCGTGCCCGCCGTCCGCCAGACGGTAGACGACCATCTCGCCTCGACCAGTCTGGTCCATGTCGTAGAAGGAACCGGTCGCCACCGCCACCGTGTCGGCTGCCGTCATGGCGTCGAGCGGCGGCTCCACGAGGGGGACGTCGACCTGCTGCTCGATCACCAGGGTCCACGGACCGTCCGCCTCGACCTCAAGCCCCACCGGGCCGGTCGAGGTCGAGAACCCGGCGCCTTCGGCCGGACACGTTGCCTCCACGAGCGGCTCGCGGTCACTGTCGGGCGACACCACGAGGCTGCCCCCTTCGCACGTCCAGGCAGCGCGCCACTGCAGCGCACCCTCATCGAGGGCGACGGTTGCGGTGTCCGGCCCGTCGCCATCCAGCCGTGCCACCTCCTGCCACCACGGGCTTGATCGGACCCGAGTGGCCTCGGCGGAGGTCGCTGCGGAACCCTCCGCCGCACGGCTGGCGGCCGCCGGTCGCGGCGGCGGGACGTCAGAGCCCAGCAGCTGCGTGCGCACACCAAAGACGTCGCCGCCGTACAGGGCACTGACAGCGAGTGCGAGCAACCCGATGCCGGCGGCCACCTGTCGCGTGCGCGCCGGCGTGCCACTATCCGCCATGGACCTCCAAGACCCGTGCGCCCGTCCGGACCCTCAGCAGAAAGCGTAGCGATGGCCCCACCGCCCAGCAATGATGGCAGGTCTCATGCGCGTCCGTACGGAAGCCCTGGCCGCGCGTCCGCGACCTGACCGGCGCCACGGACGGCTGGGCTGGGAGCACCCCTCGACCCCGCACCGAGTTGCGACTCGAGGTAGACGAACGCCAGACCGATGATCCCGAACACCACCGTGGACTGCACCAGGCGCACAGGCATGCCGGCGGCAGTCGTCGCCGTCGACAGCTGGGGCAGCCGCTCCCCGACCAGCACGCCGAACGCCCCGTAGACGGCCGACACGGCCAGCATGCCCACGGCGGGCCACCCCAGCGGCCGCAGGGCGGTCAGCAGCCGCCGACCCGCTGAGCGCTCACCGCCGACCATGGGCGCAACCGCGAGCTGCCCAACAGCAACCGCCACTACGTGCGCAAGAGCGAGCTCCACGCAACAGACCCCGCCCCGAGAACCGCCTCAGAGTAGCGTCTCCAACGACACCGAACCCGTCCGCGCCGAACCCCTGGTGAAGGGTTCCGGGGACGCCGAACACGGCGGCGATGACCGGCTGGGCCTCGGAAGGGCCGGTGACGCGCAGGTTGAGGCCGTCGGCGGTGATGTGCAGCGCGAAGTCGAAGAAGC from Egibacteraceae bacterium encodes the following:
- a CDS encoding glycoside hydrolase family 15 protein, producing VSVTEEPVREARRWVPEHELGHLRGYADSRPVRIGNAAWDQSQLDVMGEVLDLALRYRDQLHPLRERTRGLLRWMADEAAATWRSADAGMWEARDRGRHYTTSKVMCWVALDRAVQLADLLQARTEVDRWQQVAAEIRETVLEQAWNDDLAAFAAFAAFAGALGSDRLDASVLLMPLVGFIDAGDERMLATIQAIQRTLVRDGLVYRWDGDANGFVLCTAWLAECLALAGRDQEAAEVLDRLVERASDLGLYAEQIEPHTGRHVGNFPQAFSHVGVINAAWRLSQTASAGS
- a CDS encoding trehalase-like domain-containing protein translates to MTGGDAPPVAIADYALLSDCHAPALVAGDGAVDWWCPPRADGPSVFGRLLDPAAGHWRLCAVEPTAISRRYLHDTLVLETTVTTDTGQVRMLDCLALEPGARGHDIGYRAPQLLVRSVAGIRGRVAMRCEFAPRVEYGLTVPHLHPAPTSVVAEGGSVRLRLHTPVELAVEDAAAVGEFTVEEGQRRTFAVGYAPLHSTQERSGPDHPDPDQALMETIEGWRSWVAAHTPYEGRHAQAVRRSALVLQALTYQPSGAVLAAATTSLPAELGGGDNWDYRYAWLRDLSLTTQALWIGACPDEVGRFLRFIADAAGQPGAGERVQIMYGLDGRRWV
- a CDS encoding RnfABCDGE type electron transport complex subunit D; amino-acid sequence: MTIGVCALVDTVVTFRRQHVLMWPASAMLTGNSVALLLRATGTEHGDWWSLNGIHFFVLAALLSLAAKYLIRPGGRHLFNPSNVGLVWVLLVVGPAGVFPQYLWWGPLGVPVAITVAVIVLGGIWILRRLKMLPMALAFLVPFGLIVGVLAATGQSFWAIWHPVPVSGAFYWFNIVLSPETLIFVLFMMSDPQTAPKTLVGRLVYGTTTAVVAAGLLAFQPTEFGVKLSILSSLTLTCAFVPFIESAVRRVTSRRPAKVEQQDSVRTPTDHAPLRQRARSALTAPVAAAVIIAVAAPLNTAQLADNDELILIERGMSNDPNPQ
- a CDS encoding SDR family NAD(P)-dependent oxidoreductase, which encodes MVTGGTAGIGRASVRCLAHRGWDIGVIARDQDRLAATVAEVEHLGRRALGVSADVADPRALDDAAERIETELGPVAVWVNNAFTGAIAFFDAVTAEEFERITAVTYLGYVNGTRAALARMAPRNRGTIIQVGSALAFRGIPLQAAYCGAKHAIAGFTNHEVRDPRSWAHGPQPRTARRRTGPCGGRLGSQRGRPRGSSREGLGGR
- a CDS encoding DM13 domain-containing protein; protein product: MADSGTPARTRQVAAGIGLLALAVSALYGGDVFGVRTQLLGSDVPPPRPAAASRAAEGSAATSAEATRVRSSPWWQEVARLDGDGPDTATVALDEGALQWRAAWTCEGGSLVVSPDSDREPLVEATCPAEGAGFSTSTGPVGLEVEADGPWTLVIEQQVDVPLVEPPLDAMTAADTVAVATGSFYDMDQTGRGEMVVYRLADGGHALRLEEFFVTQNVDLEIHFSPLDAPRTTDEFLGARSEKVADLEITAGSMNFTVPDGVDPGEYRSVVIWCPPLQSAYAAATLAEPR
- a CDS encoding NAD(P)-binding domain-containing protein, with the protein product MGLSLGQLAVERGHAVVGWDPSGDARAAAVGKGLEAVEELGDVAGRLPTPRVVLMWVPHGKPVDANLDTLRDVLGADDVVADCGNSHWEDSRRRHDDLAGQGIRFLDIGTSGGISDALG